The following are encoded in a window of Variovorax paradoxus genomic DNA:
- a CDS encoding HU family DNA-binding protein: MNRIELVEKIATTHNLSKAEAARVLETITSSVVAAVKKGDSVQLVGFGTFKQVARAARSGFNPQAGTKIKIAATKVPKFVAGAAFKAAIDPKAAKRKAEKAAAAPAAKKAAAPKKAAVTKAAVTKAVVAKAPAKKAVAKKK; encoded by the coding sequence ATGAACCGCATCGAACTGGTCGAGAAGATCGCCACCACCCACAACCTGAGCAAGGCCGAGGCCGCACGCGTGCTCGAAACGATCACCAGCAGCGTCGTCGCTGCCGTGAAGAAGGGCGACTCGGTCCAGCTGGTCGGCTTCGGTACTTTCAAGCAAGTCGCACGCGCTGCACGCTCGGGCTTCAACCCCCAAGCCGGCACCAAGATCAAGATCGCCGCCACCAAGGTGCCGAAGTTCGTCGCCGGCGCTGCCTTCAAGGCCGCCATCGATCCCAAGGCTGCCAAGCGCAAGGCTGAAAAGGCCGCTGCTGCACCCGCTGCCAAGAAGGCCGCCGCTCCCAAGAAGGCTGCTGTTACGAAGGCAGCTGTCACCAAGGCAGTCGTCGCCAAGGCTCCCGCCAAGAAGGCTGTCGCCAAGAAGAAGTAA
- a CDS encoding thermonuclease family protein, which yields MIAIGHFPHRRHASARLHLCALAALASMLVFLPFSARARTQTCFVVSIHGGDTVTARCGDAASADAWRLVRLQGIEAPKPGQPFADQARQKMHDMVRLKPADVDCDDPTSHTRERICRVMVTPDSAPSGPRTLDAGLALLTVGLARWQPAQAQRLSPQERGQYEFAEEEAKAKRAGLWKDARPARP from the coding sequence GTGATCGCCATCGGACATTTCCCACACCGTCGCCATGCCTCGGCGAGGCTTCATTTGTGCGCGCTCGCGGCCCTTGCCAGCATGCTGGTCTTTCTTCCCTTCAGCGCTCGCGCCAGAACGCAGACCTGCTTCGTCGTCAGCATCCACGGCGGCGACACCGTGACCGCCCGTTGCGGCGACGCGGCCAGTGCCGACGCGTGGCGTCTCGTGCGCCTGCAGGGCATCGAGGCACCGAAGCCCGGGCAGCCCTTCGCAGACCAGGCCCGACAGAAGATGCACGACATGGTCCGCCTGAAGCCGGCGGACGTCGACTGCGACGATCCCACATCGCACACCCGCGAACGCATCTGCCGCGTGATGGTGACGCCGGACTCGGCGCCCAGCGGCCCGAGGACGCTCGACGCAGGCCTGGCATTGCTGACTGTCGGATTGGCGCGCTGGCAGCCCGCGCAGGCGCAGCGCCTGTCGCCCCAGGAGCGCGGGCAGTACGAATTCGCGGAGGAAGAAGCGAAGGCCAAGCGGGCCGGCCTCTGGAAGGACGCGCGGCCGGCGCGTCCTTGA
- the greB gene encoding transcription elongation factor GreB → MNKAFTKESDADADDDDDGAGGAMPPLPAGSKNYITPEGYARLRDELLQLMDEERPKVVEAVHWAAKNGDRSENGDYLYGKKRLREIDRRIRFLGKRLEIAEITDPSVHHGRDQVFFGATVRYADETGEERSVTILGIDEAESAKSEVSWISPIARALLKAREGDVVKLITPGGAHEVEILSVSYPAPRTSAS, encoded by the coding sequence TTGAACAAGGCATTCACCAAGGAGTCGGACGCCGATGCGGACGACGACGATGACGGCGCAGGTGGCGCGATGCCCCCGCTGCCGGCCGGCAGCAAGAACTACATCACGCCCGAAGGCTACGCGCGCCTGCGAGACGAACTGCTGCAACTGATGGACGAGGAGCGCCCCAAGGTCGTCGAGGCCGTGCACTGGGCCGCGAAGAACGGCGACCGCTCCGAGAACGGCGACTACCTCTACGGCAAGAAGCGCCTGCGCGAGATCGACCGGCGCATCCGCTTCCTCGGCAAGCGGCTCGAGATCGCGGAGATCACCGACCCGTCGGTGCACCACGGGCGCGACCAGGTCTTCTTCGGTGCCACGGTCCGCTATGCCGACGAGACCGGCGAGGAGCGCAGCGTCACGATCCTCGGCATCGACGAGGCCGAGAGCGCCAAGTCGGAGGTCAGCTGGATTTCCCCGATCGCACGTGCGCTGCTCAAGGCGCGCGAAGGCGACGTGGTGAAGCTCATCACGCCCGGCGGGGCGCACGAGGTGGAGATCCTGTCGGTGAGCTACCCGGCGCCGCGCACGTCGGCGAGCTGA